The Dyella sp. 2HG41-7 sequence TTGCGCCCAGTTCTGGCCAAAGTAATTCTTGGAAATGGTCGGTGGCAGAAAATCGCCCGCCGTGAAGAACAACGGAAATGTTTTTGCAGCGGTCGTTTGCTGCCAGTCGACAATGGCGCGCACGGTGATCTTGTCGTTTGGCGACCACCGGGGCGTCGCACCGATACTCGTTACGTTGGACGTGTATCCTGGGTAGGGGCCGTAAGAGGTTGTCTGCGTGCTGACTTGCGTGCTCACACCCATCGGAACGACAAGCTCGTTTCCGATCAAGGGCAGGCTGCCGTCGATACTGACGCCGCGGGCCTCGTAGGGGCCGACGTTCGCAATGATCGTTCCGCTGGGTACATCGCCTTCGGTATGACGAAGGTCGTAATCGACGATCCCCGTCGGTGCTGGAAAGGTGTAGCCGATTTCGCTTACACCTGCCTTGATCGTCGAACCCTCGACGACACGATTGGACAACGCGCCTTGTTGATCGAAGTAGAGGCCGTCGATGCGCACATTACCGGCGGATTGCGGATTGAATCCACGCACAAGTCCGGGGCTGTAGATGCCTACCGACTCTAGTCCGAGCGTCAATCCATAAGCGTCGTCGGCGGAAGAAACGGGATTATCGGAAGCATGCTGAGCGTTGACCGCAGCCGCACGGAAAATCGCAGCTGCGATGAAGACATAGAACGTCCGACGCTTCGTAGATGTGACGCGCATAATGTCCGCTTCCCGTTCGAGCATCCCACTGGCGTGATGTCTCGAACAAGAGTGTAAGTACGCGGACCAGACCTACCTACACCGCTTGCTGCAGTAAGACTGCCGCTCACTGCACGAACAGGAGCGTTTACGGAAGCGCAGCGCCGATAAGCAATTAGCGAGCCGAAGCGTGGCGACGAAACCGTCCCGACCAATCCATACGTGGCGACCGAAACTCGGCGATCACGTCATTCGGCGAATGCGGATGGATCACGATTTCCCCATCGACCAACTCGTCGCAGAAACGACCGCCTTGAGGAGGCTCGATGGCGTAACGGCTGGTATGCGGATCCCCATGCACGAGATGTGCATGCAGAACGCACATCTGCGATCCGTGTACGCGCGCCGTCAGGTGATGCGGCTCGAACCGAATTTCGGTGTAAACACCATGCGGGCCACGTGCGTGGAGAACTCCTCTAAAAACCGGGCTCGGAGAACTGGGCGTGGAGAGCAGGGTAGAGCTAAAGCTTATAAGTAGAACGATCGCCCATGACTTGGCGCGAGCGAAGCAGGAAATTAGCAGAGCAATAGCGCGTGGGGCAGGGACTGGCAGGGAAGTCATCGATGCATCTCAGGAATCGTGCATGGATTAGAACATCCGCGCGTCGCACGTGTTGAGACCTAAGCTGCATCGTCTAAATTTGCTGGACCCCGTTATTGATATCCGCTTCAATAAACGTCACGCAAACCATGGAATGGCATTTCTATGCACGGATACGCCGTATTCATCCCGGTTTTCATCATCCTGTTCGCGCTGGTTATTCGAATCAGGCTATTGGGGTCACGTGGCGGAGTTGGCTTTCCCTACGTACCCGCCAAGACGTTGTTCTCGACGGCCGAACGAAAATTCCTGGTCCAACTTGAGAAAGCGGTCGGCCAGCAATATCGAATCTTCGGAAAAGTGCGGATCGCCGACGTCGCCTTGGTCAAACCGGGATTGAGCCGCTCAACGCGTCAAGCAGCGCTCAACAAGATCGCCTCAAAGCATTTCGATTTCATCGTGTGCCGTGCAAACGATCTGGCTGTGATTTGCGCAGTCGAACTCAATGATCGTTCCCACAGCACCCAACGAGCGCAACGGCGTGACGAACTCGTGGCTCGCGTCTGCCAAAGCATC is a genomic window containing:
- a CDS encoding DUF2726 domain-containing protein, whose translation is MHGYAVFIPVFIILFALVIRIRLLGSRGGVGFPYVPAKTLFSTAERKFLVQLEKAVGQQYRIFGKVRIADVALVKPGLSRSTRQAALNKIASKHFDFIVCRANDLAVICAVELNDRSHSTQRAQRRDELVARVCQSIGLPLWTVAAAATYNVETLSGQFQSLVVTDDSRRRSDEGDQA